The following are encoded in a window of Rubellicoccus peritrichatus genomic DNA:
- a CDS encoding serine/threonine-protein kinase: protein MSNPPDNPSPRKRLEGLRADLLMGQGIGEKTDETMLPVIAGFEVRKLIGRGGMGSVYLAKQISLDREVAVKQVIAKLGNDDAFLDRLEREARIMARMRHPNIVTVHNFERVAGGRATIVMEYIEGGDLRDQINQNPKGMPLASAIKWTQEIADALSKAHQSGVVHRDMKPENILIGHDDVARVTDFGLALPLGENATRLTLTGSTVGTVDYISPESFNASEPDARSDLYSLGVIVYEMLTGKVPRGNFKAPHEVRSEVPVSVSHAVMQTLKSDPNERVQSMDDFLELLKATPRRSMRPISIILILVAVVVGLWMIPWSSKEKETPDSTLPQEKEEQITQSPLDTEPMESTELFIANVPVYGEWINLLSPANKELVRISGGWEISNGEVTTDDGVCILALQKHLPESYDVRTTFVRLSGRYSIAVFFAANGTVGTVDIDGWEDHLSGVQSVDYVDLRRRQNFIFPIENGRRYTLQIEVRPDHVRVLIDDEEKCIFDIGGKELGVVFPWAWNPTPSDASLAIGSYESPTRFEKIEWRAVE from the coding sequence ATGTCGAACCCTCCGGATAATCCATCACCACGAAAACGCCTCGAAGGTTTACGGGCGGACCTTTTAATGGGGCAGGGGATTGGCGAAAAAACGGATGAGACCATGTTACCTGTCATTGCTGGCTTTGAAGTTCGAAAGCTCATCGGTCGCGGAGGAATGGGGTCGGTCTACTTGGCCAAACAAATCAGTCTGGATCGTGAAGTGGCCGTCAAACAGGTCATTGCCAAGTTAGGTAATGATGATGCATTCTTAGATCGGCTCGAACGCGAGGCCCGCATCATGGCCAGGATGCGTCATCCGAACATCGTGACCGTTCATAACTTTGAGCGCGTGGCTGGAGGCAGGGCCACGATTGTCATGGAGTATATTGAGGGTGGAGACCTCCGTGATCAGATCAACCAGAACCCCAAAGGGATGCCTTTGGCCAGTGCGATCAAGTGGACTCAGGAAATTGCTGATGCACTTTCCAAGGCACATCAATCGGGCGTGGTTCACCGTGACATGAAGCCTGAAAATATCTTAATTGGTCACGACGACGTCGCCCGTGTAACAGACTTTGGCCTTGCTCTTCCGTTGGGTGAGAATGCGACCCGTCTGACTCTCACTGGTTCGACGGTTGGAACAGTTGATTATATTTCCCCCGAAAGTTTCAATGCCTCTGAGCCGGATGCACGCAGTGATCTTTATTCCCTTGGTGTGATCGTTTACGAGATGCTAACTGGGAAGGTGCCTCGTGGGAATTTTAAGGCACCACACGAAGTTCGGAGTGAAGTGCCAGTGTCGGTCAGTCATGCGGTTATGCAGACGCTGAAGTCTGACCCGAATGAGCGCGTTCAATCAATGGATGACTTTCTTGAGCTTCTCAAGGCAACGCCCCGTAGAAGTATGCGCCCGATTTCGATCATCCTTATACTTGTGGCTGTTGTTGTTGGATTATGGATGATTCCATGGTCATCTAAAGAGAAAGAAACTCCTGACTCTACTTTACCGCAGGAAAAAGAAGAACAGATAACGCAGTCCCCCTTGGATACGGAACCGATGGAATCAACGGAGCTTTTTATCGCGAATGTTCCCGTTTATGGTGAGTGGATTAATCTACTGTCACCTGCAAACAAGGAGTTGGTTCGTATTTCCGGTGGGTGGGAAATCAGTAATGGCGAAGTGACGACGGATGATGGCGTTTGTATTCTTGCGCTACAAAAACACCTGCCGGAATCCTATGATGTTCGGACAACTTTTGTTCGCTTGTCCGGTAGATACTCAATTGCTGTTTTCTTTGCCGCCAACGGTACAGTTGGCACCGTTGATATAGATGGTTGGGAAGATCACTTGTCCGGGGTACAAAGCGTGGATTATGTTGATCTGCGTCGCCGGCAAAACTTTATCTTTCCCATCGAAAACGGTCGCCGCTATACCCTGCAAATCGAAGTGCGCCCTGATCATGTCAGGGTGCTGATTGATGACGAAGAAAAATGCATTTTTGATATAGGAGGCAAAGAGCTCGGAGTCGTCTTCCCCTGGGCCTGGAATCCCACTCCAAGTGATGCATCCCTCGCAATCGGCTCATACGAAAGCCCAACTCGCTTTGAGAAAATCGAGTGGCGAGCCGTTGAGTAG
- a CDS encoding beta strand repeat-containing protein has product MKLFTLSKLVALAPIVLIINSVFAASESLSTYYWNGVNGGKWGTGSNWFNDCQGYISTVPDWYDDLSNDLNPFDEDELDCNDDSPGSDREAYFYAWFSTSVNVDLDGNRSINDLTIEMDAGESAQIGQSAGDYKLTINRQLYIDSFTSQGLSNSSYRTLDIYSDVEFPDTNQFQSDIIMGGYSRLRFHGELEGSQKISIIAGLPTSEIQFKGGTDNYTGTDFSITGSHLIIADGEGLTLGAVVLSNSDAIITVNEASTFGGLNFAGTLNINDDLTIGSANEDMPTHFAAHLQTYNGSGDLIKTGTGTHTLKGDASSWTGDLRVEEGTVVLSGYFNATTTNDVVPDGSKVTVLSGATLEVEDPEELGGIEGGGTVQLDADLTIGKDNQNHNFSGGLAGSSDLIKEGGGRQTLSGNNNSFSGEIHIQSETIIASGGSSLPDASLVNVASSGTLNPVSDESLGSISGTGIIDLDGDLTVGVDNSNSTFSGTLTGASDLIKGGSGSLTVNASTSSFTGALGLSGGTLKLDGNDVLSDSAAFDVPSGTTLQIEATSFQSAGGLSGAGTLNVLGAFFMGYNNSETTFSGVISGDGEFAKLGNSTLHLSGTNTFAGDFSVLDGRVLLTSTGSLSSAANLIIDGNLNVDAHSSGYTIASGQTLAGSGSINGDIILASGSTMAPGNSAGAFETHDAATISGGFTYEWEVIDWEEDGGIGWDEWNHNDLTINATSANKWTIKILGSTVSNFSEAAKSFNIINDGSGGITGFDASAITIDATDFPGSGTWSVSEDSDNIYLDYTAPDTDGPVITLAGDAVMTVECGDTYTEPATTTAFDIGDNANVSVTISGSVDTTTVGQYILSYDAQDSSSNAAVTVTRTVNVVDTTAPVVTITGGNTMTLECNVDTFTAPSTTLTDNCDTGLTATTSDTVDVTTLGDYDVVFSATDNAGNTGTATLTVSVVDTTSPVISLTGNASITLECGVDTYTEQGATANDACDSNVSVIIGGDAVNTSELGTYTVTYNATDSSGNNAIQVSRTVIVQDTTAPVLTLNGDNPMTVECTLEYYSEPGVTVTEACDQNLLPVIGGDTVDRRTKGTYIVTYNSTDSSGNVADTVTRTVYVVDTTAPQMTLYGAPSVSIPIGGTFSDSGAAANDACDGDLSSSIVVDTSNINNNAYGSYEVTYSATDAEGNTGITTRQVLVTGDATWTGTSSEEWIEPLNWNLGSVQPGAISTVTFPASPTRFTVDLSTNPSALELIFNSTSNYTLNDGTLTVASGDITVSSTSGSHTINSGLDFMADATIDIAGTSTLTFAGAISTTENLTKQGSGNLYISNSLIGAFEIDVDAGSLFFTDATDINDMLINIASGATLDLSNVSGGYTTESNMFAGSGDINGSLTLRSLAIIAPGNSAGQLTTDDLSFEDQSTYEWEISDWTGSSGTDWDHIDSSGTVSFSGLTTIKISQDSLANFDNTTQSFEILSASTVSGFSSLDFELDDSEFTSGSGAWSISSENNKVLLTYSVPGAPVTAGQVTVEGDDSETVVIEGDFSGDTITVTGPASITEPIIVTLEFDSEQIDLSSTDLNVQMPQPGQMDIMLDSFFGTSATINIIAVDDPIDEGDHTSSITVSVIEAIGEPQQGTFIVSIIDNDTPYALWALANGFTLNDNDGYSLDSDNDFIPNIHEFAFDLDVSNYNTLSDILFTSFTEISNQDYYTVTFATRSPATFAGTSNPTAEVDGISYTLQGSSNLADFTNIDFTEITPAVTSGLPTLSAEYEYHTFRVTSDSIGTAFIRLNVEASE; this is encoded by the coding sequence ATGAAACTTTTCACACTATCAAAGCTAGTGGCTTTAGCCCCTATTGTTTTAATAATCAATTCAGTATTTGCCGCTTCCGAATCCTTGAGCACCTACTATTGGAACGGAGTTAACGGCGGTAAATGGGGGACCGGCAGCAACTGGTTTAATGACTGCCAAGGCTATATTTCCACGGTACCCGATTGGTACGACGATTTATCGAACGACCTGAATCCTTTCGACGAAGACGAATTAGACTGCAACGATGACTCACCAGGTTCAGACCGAGAAGCCTACTTTTATGCCTGGTTTAGCACCTCGGTGAATGTCGACCTGGACGGCAATCGCTCCATCAACGACCTAACGATCGAGATGGATGCTGGAGAATCTGCCCAGATTGGTCAATCCGCCGGCGATTATAAGCTAACGATCAACAGGCAACTGTATATTGATAGCTTCACCAGCCAGGGCTTGAGCAACTCGAGCTACCGAACGCTCGATATCTATAGTGATGTGGAATTTCCCGATACCAACCAGTTTCAGTCGGACATTATCATGGGCGGCTATTCCCGTCTACGTTTTCATGGAGAGTTGGAAGGCAGCCAGAAGATCAGCATTATCGCGGGGCTCCCAACCTCAGAAATACAATTTAAAGGGGGCACAGACAATTACACTGGTACCGATTTCAGCATCACAGGTTCCCATCTCATCATCGCCGACGGTGAAGGGCTTACTCTCGGCGCGGTCGTATTATCCAATTCAGACGCCATTATTACCGTGAACGAAGCTTCGACGTTCGGCGGTTTGAATTTTGCTGGAACGCTCAACATCAATGACGACCTCACGATTGGCAGCGCCAACGAGGACATGCCCACACACTTTGCCGCCCACCTGCAGACTTACAACGGCTCGGGAGATCTCATTAAAACCGGAACGGGCACGCACACCTTGAAGGGAGACGCAAGCTCCTGGACGGGCGACCTGAGAGTCGAAGAAGGCACGGTCGTTCTTTCGGGTTACTTTAACGCCACCACCACCAATGACGTAGTTCCCGATGGCTCCAAGGTAACCGTGCTCAGTGGCGCAACGCTTGAAGTCGAAGACCCCGAGGAGCTTGGCGGCATCGAAGGTGGCGGAACGGTTCAATTGGACGCCGACTTGACGATTGGTAAGGACAACCAGAACCACAATTTCTCTGGAGGGCTCGCTGGTTCTTCAGATCTGATCAAAGAGGGTGGCGGACGCCAAACCCTGTCTGGCAACAACAACTCCTTTTCGGGCGAGATCCATATTCAAAGTGAAACAATTATTGCCAGTGGCGGCAGCAGTCTACCCGACGCCTCGCTGGTAAACGTTGCCAGCTCAGGCACGTTGAATCCCGTTTCTGACGAAAGTCTGGGGAGCATCAGTGGAACGGGAATCATTGACCTCGATGGAGACTTGACCGTTGGTGTCGACAACAGCAACAGCACCTTTTCGGGAACACTGACCGGAGCCAGTGATCTGATTAAAGGCGGTAGCGGCAGCCTCACGGTAAATGCATCTACCTCCAGCTTTACTGGCGCTCTCGGGCTCAGCGGCGGAACGCTTAAGCTGGACGGCAATGATGTTCTCAGCGACAGCGCCGCCTTTGATGTTCCGAGCGGAACCACGCTACAGATCGAAGCAACCAGCTTTCAATCAGCCGGAGGCCTATCCGGGGCAGGAACGCTGAATGTCCTTGGCGCCTTCTTCATGGGCTACAACAATTCGGAAACGACCTTTAGCGGCGTGATCAGCGGAGACGGTGAGTTCGCAAAATTGGGCAACAGCACACTCCACCTCAGCGGCACGAACACCTTTGCGGGAGACTTTTCGGTGCTGGACGGACGCGTGCTGCTCACCTCCACCGGCTCCTTAAGCAGCGCTGCCAACCTGATCATTGATGGAAATCTCAACGTCGACGCGCACTCCTCCGGCTACACGATTGCCAGCGGGCAAACCTTGGCCGGCAGCGGTAGCATCAATGGCGACATTATTCTGGCCTCGGGCAGCACCATGGCTCCTGGCAATAGCGCGGGCGCTTTCGAAACCCACGATGCCGCCACCATCTCGGGTGGCTTCACCTATGAGTGGGAGGTAATCGATTGGGAAGAAGACGGTGGAATCGGCTGGGACGAATGGAACCACAACGACCTTACCATCAACGCTACGTCGGCCAACAAATGGACGATCAAGATCCTGGGCTCAACGGTTTCGAACTTCAGCGAGGCCGCCAAGTCCTTCAATATCATCAACGATGGATCAGGCGGCATCACTGGCTTTGATGCGTCCGCAATTACGATTGATGCGACTGATTTCCCCGGCAGCGGCACTTGGTCGGTTAGTGAGGACAGCGACAACATTTACCTGGACTACACCGCCCCCGACACCGATGGCCCGGTGATCACCTTGGCCGGAGATGCGGTCATGACCGTTGAATGTGGCGATACTTACACCGAACCCGCAACAACCACCGCATTCGATATCGGTGACAACGCCAACGTATCGGTTACCATTAGCGGTTCCGTCGATACTACAACCGTAGGCCAATACATTCTGAGCTACGACGCGCAGGACAGTTCTTCGAACGCTGCGGTCACCGTGACGCGCACCGTTAATGTAGTAGATACGACGGCGCCAGTGGTCACGATTACCGGCGGAAACACCATGACCTTGGAATGCAATGTCGACACCTTCACCGCTCCCAGCACTACGCTAACGGACAATTGCGATACCGGCTTAACTGCCACAACCAGCGACACGGTTGATGTAACTACTTTGGGCGACTATGACGTCGTTTTTAGCGCAACCGATAATGCGGGTAACACTGGCACAGCAACGCTGACCGTGTCGGTCGTGGACACCACGTCACCAGTCATTTCCCTCACGGGCAATGCATCCATCACGCTTGAATGTGGAGTAGATACTTACACCGAGCAAGGCGCGACGGCAAACGACGCCTGCGATTCCAACGTCTCCGTGATTATCGGTGGAGATGCCGTCAATACCAGCGAGCTGGGCACTTACACGGTCACCTACAATGCGACTGACTCCAGCGGCAACAATGCCATTCAGGTGAGTCGTACGGTCATTGTTCAAGACACCACAGCGCCCGTCTTGACCTTAAACGGCGACAATCCAATGACGGTAGAATGTACTTTAGAATACTACAGCGAGCCTGGCGTTACGGTAACCGAAGCCTGTGATCAAAACCTCTTACCAGTCATCGGCGGTGACACCGTCGACCGCCGAACGAAAGGCACCTACATCGTTACCTATAACTCGACCGATTCCAGTGGTAACGTAGCCGATACGGTTACCCGCACCGTTTATGTCGTCGACACCACCGCTCCTCAGATGACGCTCTACGGCGCTCCTTCTGTATCGATACCGATCGGCGGCACTTTTAGCGACAGCGGCGCGGCGGCAAACGACGCCTGTGATGGCGACCTTAGCAGCAGCATCGTTGTGGACACCAGCAACATCAATAACAACGCGTACGGAAGCTATGAAGTCACCTATTCGGCAACCGATGCAGAAGGGAACACCGGTATCACCACTCGCCAAGTCCTCGTGACCGGCGACGCTACCTGGACAGGCACTTCCTCCGAAGAATGGATTGAACCGCTAAACTGGAATCTGGGCAGCGTTCAGCCTGGGGCGATATCCACAGTAACGTTTCCGGCCAGCCCGACCCGGTTCACCGTCGACCTCTCGACTAATCCGTCTGCACTGGAACTGATTTTCAACAGCACCAGTAATTATACTCTGAACGATGGCACGCTCACGGTTGCCTCTGGAGACATAACCGTTAGTTCCACTTCGGGAAGTCACACGATCAACAGCGGCCTGGACTTCATGGCCGATGCAACGATTGATATCGCTGGCACCTCAACGCTTACCTTTGCCGGAGCGATAAGCACCACCGAGAACCTGACCAAGCAAGGAAGCGGCAACCTCTACATTAGCAATAGCCTGATCGGCGCTTTCGAAATTGATGTGGATGCCGGCTCTCTCTTTTTCACCGACGCAACCGATATCAATGATATGCTCATCAACATCGCAAGCGGGGCCACGTTGGATCTATCCAACGTAAGCGGCGGCTACACCACCGAGAGTAACATGTTCGCGGGATCAGGCGACATCAATGGTTCGCTTACCTTAAGGAGCCTCGCTATTATTGCTCCTGGTAATTCGGCGGGACAGCTGACCACCGACGATCTCAGCTTCGAGGATCAATCTACTTATGAGTGGGAAATCAGCGATTGGACGGGCTCATCGGGAACCGATTGGGATCATATTGATAGTTCAGGAACAGTCAGTTTCTCCGGCTTAACCACGATCAAGATCTCACAAGATTCATTAGCCAACTTTGACAATACAACCCAGTCCTTCGAAATCTTGAGCGCCTCGACCGTGTCCGGGTTCAGCTCGCTCGACTTCGAGTTGGATGACAGCGAGTTCACCTCCGGGAGCGGGGCCTGGTCCATCTCCAGCGAGAATAACAAAGTCCTGCTAACCTATTCCGTGCCTGGCGCGCCCGTCACCGCAGGGCAAGTCACCGTTGAAGGCGACGATAGTGAAACCGTGGTTATAGAAGGTGATTTCTCTGGCGACACCATCACTGTCACCGGGCCAGCTTCAATAACCGAACCAATCATCGTCACGCTCGAATTTGACTCTGAGCAAATCGATTTATCCTCAACGGACCTGAACGTCCAAATGCCACAGCCTGGTCAAATGGATATCATGCTGGATTCATTTTTTGGCACATCGGCGACGATCAATATCATTGCAGTAGACGACCCGATCGACGAAGGCGACCATACTAGTAGCATTACCGTTAGCGTTATTGAAGCGATTGGTGAACCCCAACAAGGAACCTTTATCGTCAGTATTATTGACAATGACACACCTTACGCTCTCTGGGCATTGGCAAATGGATTTACCCTCAATGATAATGACGGATACAGCCTCGACTCGGACAATGATTTCATTCCGAATATTCACGAGTTCGCGTTCGATCTAGACGTATCTAATTACAATACACTCAGCGATATTCTTTTTACATCGTTCACCGAAATATCCAACCAAGACTATTATACGGTTACTTTCGCAACGAGAAGTCCTGCAACTTTTGCTGGCACCTCCAATCCAACTGCTGAAGTCGATGGCATTAGTTACACTCTGCAAGGTAGTTCAAACCTAGCTGACTTCACGAACATCGATTTCACCGAAATTACTCCAGCCGTAACCAGTGGCCTCCCAACTTTAAGCGCTGAATATGAATACCATACTTTCCGCGTAACCAGCGATTCCATTGGCACAGCATTCATCAGGCTCAATGTGGAGGCCAGCGAGTAG
- a CDS encoding DUF1566 domain-containing protein, with protein MRFLYIFSLLCCSLMLGLPSAIGQRAITQITPSSVAQGASDIEITFTLSNGPPPAPPQHVLPDSVTIGDITGQSVSRPDSSSVVATFAFPADLATGDYDAVITFSSPRGQFEYASIAGFSITSTDTAPVVTLQPQSAKIAVGGAVTFVCEVSSDSAVTYQWFHNTDPVLNATTTELTISPVTLADGGPYTCVATNTFGSVTTAAAILNVFSDQHLPDYAIVDTSQIRNYGNTNSIPPPAPGDAFAGQDEQYRGHVPFYTVSDDGLTVYDNITRLTWTQSADANGDDVINAQDKVTYQTAQAHIDGLNANSFGGFNDWRIPTLKELYSLIDFTGIDPGGMTGPPTPQNEPFIDRSVFGFAYGDLSSGERLIDAQFVTSTLYVDTIFNGQAAVFGLNLADGRIKAYPLGLDFYILAVRGNTKYGVNQFVDNNDGTVTDLATGLMWQKADSGAGMDWEDALSYAESLELAGYRDWRLPNAKELQSLIDYTRAPGVTNSPAIDPVFQATGIVNEVEQADYPWYWTSTTFLNNSSEPGGDAVYFCFGRSMGYFNDSWLDVHGAGAQRGDPKSGNLSDFTYVFDGYYLDVAPQGDAVRIMNYVRSVRGAATPPFADADQDGISDWDEFAYVGDTTSLTPDGDLDGDGQSNLDEISAGFKLDNPGSVFSVEETVFSRGDLTLSWPSALGKVYIITQSTDLIEFTPVSGEITAETPQNSFTLESITSPMFYRVELLPQQGGGPPPPP; from the coding sequence ATGAGATTTCTATACATTTTCAGCCTCCTGTGTTGCTCACTTATGCTTGGCTTACCCAGCGCCATAGGACAGAGAGCTATCACCCAGATTACACCTTCAAGCGTTGCTCAGGGCGCGTCGGATATTGAGATTACATTCACGCTGTCCAATGGACCGCCGCCAGCACCACCGCAGCATGTCTTACCCGACAGTGTAACTATAGGTGATATTACTGGTCAAAGTGTATCGCGGCCGGATTCAAGCAGTGTTGTGGCGACATTTGCTTTCCCAGCTGATCTGGCGACAGGGGATTATGACGCGGTCATTACTTTTAGTTCACCTCGCGGTCAGTTTGAATACGCTTCCATTGCTGGATTTTCCATTACCTCAACGGATACGGCACCAGTCGTTACCCTGCAGCCGCAATCGGCCAAGATTGCCGTTGGCGGGGCAGTGACCTTTGTTTGCGAGGTTTCGTCCGACAGTGCTGTCACATATCAATGGTTTCATAACACAGACCCGGTGTTGAATGCGACGACAACCGAGTTAACTATTTCGCCTGTAACCTTAGCCGATGGCGGGCCATACACCTGTGTGGCCACGAACACGTTCGGCTCCGTAACAACGGCTGCGGCTATTCTGAATGTTTTTTCTGATCAACACCTCCCGGATTACGCAATTGTCGATACCAGCCAGATCCGAAACTATGGTAATACAAATAGTATTCCGCCTCCTGCTCCGGGCGATGCATTTGCAGGACAGGATGAACAGTATCGCGGACATGTGCCCTTCTATACGGTCAGCGACGACGGCTTAACGGTTTATGACAATATCACCCGATTAACCTGGACGCAGTCTGCAGATGCCAATGGCGATGACGTGATTAATGCGCAGGATAAAGTGACTTATCAAACTGCCCAAGCTCACATTGATGGACTCAATGCAAATTCATTCGGTGGTTTCAATGACTGGCGAATACCGACTCTCAAAGAGCTTTATTCACTGATTGATTTTACTGGAATTGATCCCGGTGGAATGACTGGACCACCTACCCCCCAGAATGAACCGTTCATTGACAGATCTGTCTTTGGTTTTGCTTATGGGGATTTGAGTAGTGGTGAGCGATTGATTGATGCCCAGTTCGTCACCAGCACTCTCTACGTCGATACGATTTTCAATGGCCAAGCTGCTGTCTTTGGGCTGAATCTGGCTGATGGACGTATTAAAGCTTATCCTTTGGGTTTAGATTTTTACATATTAGCTGTACGCGGTAACACCAAGTATGGTGTCAATCAGTTCGTTGACAATAATGATGGAACCGTAACTGATCTTGCCACAGGACTGATGTGGCAAAAAGCTGATAGCGGAGCAGGGATGGATTGGGAAGATGCTTTGTCTTACGCTGAATCACTGGAGCTGGCTGGCTATCGAGACTGGCGTTTGCCCAATGCCAAGGAATTGCAAAGCTTGATTGATTATACACGTGCACCTGGAGTAACCAACAGTCCTGCAATTGATCCTGTTTTTCAGGCAACCGGGATTGTTAATGAGGTGGAGCAAGCTGATTATCCGTGGTATTGGACGAGCACGACTTTTCTCAACAACTCAAGCGAGCCGGGTGGGGACGCGGTTTACTTTTGTTTTGGTCGATCCATGGGGTATTTTAATGATAGCTGGCTTGATGTGCATGGAGCAGGTGCTCAGCGGGGAGATCCAAAGTCAGGAAATCTCTCCGACTTTACCTATGTATTTGACGGTTACTATTTGGATGTCGCACCACAAGGCGATGCTGTGCGTATCATGAATTATGTTCGTAGCGTTCGTGGCGCTGCCACACCACCGTTTGCCGATGCAGATCAAGATGGTATCAGTGATTGGGATGAATTTGCTTATGTCGGCGATACCACATCCTTAACCCCGGATGGTGATCTGGATGGTGACGGCCAATCCAATCTGGATGAGATATCCGCTGGTTTTAAGCTCGATAATCCTGGTTCCGTTTTCTCTGTTGAAGAGACTGTTTTTTCGAGAGGAGATTTAACGCTGTCCTGGCCATCTGCCCTGGGTAAAGTCTACATCATTACCCAATCGACTGACTTGATTGAATTCACTCCGGTTTCAGGCGAGATCACAGCCGAAACGCCGCAGAACTCTTTCACTCTGGAGTCTATTACGTCACCCATGTTCTATCGGGTGGAGTTGCTTCCGCAACAAGGCGGCGGGCCTCCACCGCCTCCGTGA